The Marinicella rhabdoformis sequence CCTTCAAATCATCAACAGAACGGTCTGGCACCCAATGAATAATTATATAAACTGCTGAAACCACAATCAGCAGAAAAAGCAACCACAAGCCAAATTTCAATACTTTTTTCATCACAAGCAGAGCACCCAGATTCAAACAAGAAAAGAATCAGCGTATCACATGTTTTAAGCTGTCATACCTATTTGTTTCAAGGAAGTTTATCTTTAATAAAAGTCATAAGACACACCCAAGCCAAATGTTCGGCCTTTTTTGTATTGTCGTGTGATGGCATCCCCTTGTAGGAATTCCACTTCATCGTCAAGTAGGTTTTTGGCTTTGAAGCTGATTTTCCAGCGATCAGCAAATTTTTGGCTGTAAACAAAATCCAATTGACGGAAGGGCTGCTCATAAACATCGGGCGAACCTGAGGTGCCTGCTTCTGAAATACGCTCACCAAACACATTGAATAACAGGGAAGCATTGATGCCCTTTTCTTTGTTGTCATAACCAATTTGCACATTAACCACATAAGGCGACTGTCCTTGCAATGGTCTGGTGTTATTGGTTTGGCTGCCAGCTCGGTCTGTACTGAGGGTGATTTCAGAATCAATATAGGCAAAGTTGGTGCTTAAATAAAGGTCTGACAATGCTTCACTGATGAATGAAAAGTCTTTGAAAAATTCCAGTTCCACACCTGAGTTTTCAGCAAAGTCAGCATTATCAAAACTGATGATACCAGAAGCACCGGGTAGAATAATCATTTCGATTGGGTTGATGAATTCCTTATAGAAAAAACTTAATGAAACAAACTCACCGGCTGAAAAATACATATCCCACCGCAGGTCGTAATGCTTAATCTTGCCGACCTCAAGTTCTGGATTACCGATGACATTGCGGTTAAAAACTGGGTCTTTAAACTGTGCAGGCGACAATTCTTTGAAGTCTGGCCTGGCCGCTGTTTCTGAGTAGTTCAACCTGAACTGGTGCTTATTCCAAACAAAAGTCGATGAAAAGGCGGGAAAATAGTCGCTGTCACTCAAGCCTGAAACCACAGGACTGGCATCGGGATCAAATAACTGGAATGTCGTCACAGATTGATCAAAACGTTCTTCGCGCACGCCCGCAGTGACGCGGAAGTTTTCTTTGAAGGCATAATCGATGCTTAAATAGCTGGCTTTGATGTCCAATGCAGCAAAGTAGTTATCAGTTGAGCGCGTCACTTCAATCAATTGATATCCGTTGGGGGCGATGTAATCAGGATTCAAAATTTGGCTCAAAGGGTCTGAGCTGTTGGCCTCATTGGTTAAACTGCCACGGTCTTCAAAAACAAAACGCCTGATGTCAGAATCACGGTCTTTGTTAACCCAGTTTTGACCAAAATTAAACAGCAAGTCGTGGCTTCCAATACTCAAAGGCCATGCCAAGTCATAACGAATGTTTTTACTCATGTCACTGAGGCCACGCCATACACGTGAGTTTGAGTCATTTCGCGTTGAAAAAACAAAATCACCTTCGTCACGTTGATCATATCGGTAAATGCGGTTGTCTGGTTCATCAAAATTGGCCGTTGAATCGGTGTATTGCCAATCAAGTTTCAAATCATTCAACACAGGATAAGTGTGCTCTCCCGCAAACTGAAACGATTCCAAATCACGTTCAGTCCAGCGTAATTCATAAATCCGACGGGAATTACCCAAATCTTCATTGAAACCTTCGGCTATTTCATTAAAATTTTCCGTGCTGCGCAACCACATCAAGTTGGCCGAAACCATGTGCTGCTCGCTCAGCTCAGCACCCAGGGTGGTGAACAACGAAGCATTGATGTTGCGTTTGGTGGTGTCAGACAATTCTTCGGCATCTAATATCAACTCATCACCTGACGCCACATATGAGCGCCTAAGCTCTTCTCTGGTTTGGTAGTCACTGCCATATTCCAACGCCGATGAAAAACCTAAAACCACACCAGAATCAAGGTCAAAACGCATTCCGCCAGCAACATCCAAACCAAGGTTCGGGTCGATGGTGCTGTATCGCAAATCGTAATCACTGTGCAATGACTCACCGATGGCCTCCAACTCCTCAGGTGCATAACCACCTGCAAAAAACGGGTTAGATGGCCTGAGCTCTGTATCTCCTTCGGTGGCATCAAGCAAAGCCCTTGGCATGCGACGAGAACCGTCATCAAAGCCAGTCCAATCTTTACCGCCTTTGTTGCCCTTCAATCCATCTTTGCCACTGGTTTGTGTGTTGTTACCATAAGACAAGCCCATGCCGAGAAAATTATCATCGGGTATTTTGATGGTTTCTAAGATCACCGAACCACCGCCAAACTCAGCTGGCAATGACGCGTTGTAACCCTTTTGTACTTCAATACTTTGGATGATGCCTGTAGGAAATAAATCCAATGGCACCACACGGCGTGTTGGATCTGGACTGGGCATGTTGGCACCATTTAACAAGGTGCTGGAATAACGTTCACCCAAACCGCGAATAAAAATAAATTTACCGTCCACCAAAGTCAAACCCGTTACCCGCTTCAAAGCGCCTGCCGCATCTGAGTCACCTGACTTGGATATTTGTTCCATACTCAGGTAATTGGCGACCGAGTTATTTGAACGACGTTCTTCCAAAACCGATGCCAATGAACCTTCAATATAAGGCTCAACCACGACAAATTCTGGCAATTCAGAACCCGCAGGCGTCAATTCGATATTCAGCACATTAGCCGCTTCAGTCAGTGCCACATTGTTTTTGATCTGGCTGTTGAAATGCGCATGCAAAACAGAAATATTAAAAGTGCCTGCATTCAAGCGAGTTTTGAATTTACCTTGCTCATCAGTCACCAGGTGATCGGACAAACCACTGATGAAAACCTTTGCACCTTTGATGCCCTTTTGCCCTTCTGCGGAGGTGATTTGTCCAAAAAAATCTACCACTACAGCTTCTTTTTCCTCTGTCATTTCTGGAGCTGGGGACACCGATTCTTGGTCTATCGAAGATTCTGTGTCCACCAAGGGCTCCTCGCCTTTGACTTTGAAATCCACCAACACTTGAACAATTTCATTGGCTCTTAATGTGATGTCATGTTGATAGACAAAGTCACCTTCAGACTGCATCACCAAAGCATGAGCACCCGCGGGCAATGACAATTGTACTCGGCCAAAAGCATCGGTTTGACCTAAAATTTTTCCACCTCCATACACGTCGATGTGACTTAAAGGCCCACCTGTTAAAAACACATAAAAGGTGACTTGTGCATTGGGCTCTTTTTCTGCATGAACTTGGGTATTTAATGCCAAAAGCAAAAGGCATAATATTAAAGTTAAGGGTTTCATAATGACCTCGAAGCGTTGTTAACAACGCCAGCTTTCTGCTTCGCAATCTGCGATAATTTTTCTGATTTCTACGGTTTTTTGGAACAATTGTGTGTCGGTAATTTGTCCCAAATAATGTTCTGATTGTCGGTAATTACCAACCTTAAACAAGGCATAAGCCAAGGCATACTTGATGTTTTCATCTTGGTCGATTCGTACCCTCAGAATATCCTGTTCCATGGCGGCTGCTTGCTCGAAATTTTCCAATTCAATCAACAAAGCCAAACGTTGGGTCAACTTCTGTTCCTGATCTTCGATCAATCCATTGAGCGTCAATGCCATAAATAATTGTCCTGCCCGACGGTACAATTCTGCAGCTTCACTGATCAAACCATTGTCAGTGAGAGCCAAATCATGAACAATTTTTGCTGCTGAATGATAGGCTTCATTTTTAATATAAGCAGCTGCCAAAGATTTGGCGACATCAGCATTTTGTGGGAACATCAATCGGGCTTTTTCTAGGAACTGAAGTGCCATATTGAGGTCACCCGTACCCTTATCTGATTGGCGCAAAGCATTCCCAATCGCCACATAATCACTGGCTTCTGCATTGTATCGAGTCAGATAATCAGCGCCCAATTCTGCAGCTGTGCTGTTCATGCCCAATTCGATCAAGTAAAAAATCTTGCGACGCATAAAGCCTGACTCTTCCGGAAACACCAGGCTGGCTTGGTCCATCACCGCCAAAGCCATGGCGTGCTGCTTCATTAACCAATGGCTTTGTGCACGCATATGATAAACCGAAGGAATGCGTTCCACTGCTGTACCGGCACTGTCCAAAGATTCAATCACCAAAGCGTAATTTTGAATCGAATAAGCCGCTTGAGCCAAATACACATTGATAACTGAATCCACGGGGCCAGCTTGTTTGGCCTGTGTGAACGCATCGATCGCTTCCTGATGCTTGGCCTGTCTAACCGACAACAAACCTGTCAGCACATAAAACCTTTGAACATTGATCCCCTCTTCGCTTAAATCCACCTGGGAAAGTGCCTGAGTTGCACGGTCTAAATTACCGTCTTTGAGCATCAAAGAGGCCAGTTCTAAATAATCCACATCTGAAACACTTTCTTCAGCTGCTTGTGCTGTGATTACACATAATAACAGGTACAATAATAATCCTAATTTTTTCATGCTTAACTCAAATCAAAGCGAATGCGCTGTTTGGCCCAAGACTTCACCGATTGGCCTTGGTATTGGGCAGGTTCAAATTTCCAAGCGTTGACACCTTGTGTTGCCACTTCATCAAAAACACCTTCTGGGTGCGATTCAATGATTTTAATTTGTTCAATTTCACCCGTAATACCTATCAACAACGAGAACACCACATAGCCTTCAATACCCTTGGCACGTGCACGCGGCGGATACATCATGGGTGTCTGCACCACGGCTTTGACGGCTTGATCCACGGTGTCATCGGTCATCACCACACCGGCAGCTGAACCCAACAAATCACCATCAAGACCATTCAAACCGTCCATAGAAAAGTCTGGCAAACCCAAATCCAAACCCGACAACTGACTGTTTAGCCCCAAAACCGGTGCAGGCGGTGCAGAACGTGTGCGTTTAGGTTTTGGCTTGGGCTTGACGCGTTTCACTTCTTGCTTCGCTTTGGGTTTCTGGCGCTGAATTTTGATGTTCACGCCTTGACCGTTTTTCACCGCCTCCATGTGCTCTTTGGAGTCATTGATCAATATCAACGTGCCCAAAACCAAAACCGTACCAAACACCATAGAACCAAAAGCCACCGCGTTTTTCTTGATATTTTGGGTCCTACTTATTGCTGTGTTCATCAACCAGCCCCAACTTCTTTTTCAGTGGCCACACCGACATCAGAAGCGCCGGCCAATCGTGCTTGATCCACCACTTCAACCAACTTACCTGAGGGCACATTTTCATCAGTTACCACCAAAACAGATTTCTGGGTTTTGGTTTTTAATAAATCACGCAATCGTGATTGAATCACCCAAATTCGAATGCTTTCCCCATCCATATAAACCTCACCGGCGTTGTCAATGTACAAACGGATTGCTTTGGTAGAAGCTGTTGTGGCACTTGATGCCGATGGGCGATCCAATTCCAGCTTCATGTCTTTGACGAAAGTGGTGCTGACCATAAAGAAAATCAGCAGAATAAACACCATGTCTATCAAAGGTGATATGTTCAAATCTTGTACCGTTTCTTTGCTTTCTCTGTAACGCATGTTACGCCTCCAAACCCGGAATTGGGCTGCATAAAAAGTCTTTCAATTGCGCCAAGTCAATTTCAAGTTGTTTCTGTTTTTTGTCCAAAATGCCATTCACAATCAAGCCTGGAATAGATACTGCCAGACCCATCTGCGTCGTAATTAATGCCTGTGAAATGCCACCTGCAATGCCACC is a genomic window containing:
- a CDS encoding tetratricopeptide repeat protein — protein: MKKLGLLLYLLLCVITAQAAEESVSDVDYLELASLMLKDGNLDRATQALSQVDLSEEGINVQRFYVLTGLLSVRQAKHQEAIDAFTQAKQAGPVDSVINVYLAQAAYSIQNYALVIESLDSAGTAVERIPSVYHMRAQSHWLMKQHAMALAVMDQASLVFPEESGFMRRKIFYLIELGMNSTAAELGADYLTRYNAEASDYVAIGNALRQSDKGTGDLNMALQFLEKARLMFPQNADVAKSLAAAYIKNEAYHSAAKIVHDLALTDNGLISEAAELYRRAGQLFMALTLNGLIEDQEQKLTQRLALLIELENFEQAAAMEQDILRVRIDQDENIKYALAYALFKVGNYRQSEHYLGQITDTQLFQKTVEIRKIIADCEAESWRC
- a CDS encoding ExbD/TolR family protein, with the protein product MRYRESKETVQDLNISPLIDMVFILLIFFMVSTTFVKDMKLELDRPSASSATTASTKAIRLYIDNAGEVYMDGESIRIWVIQSRLRDLLKTKTQKSVLVVTDENVPSGKLVEVVDQARLAGASDVGVATEKEVGAG
- a CDS encoding TonB-dependent receptor plug domain-containing protein, yielding MKPLTLILCLLLLALNTQVHAEKEPNAQVTFYVFLTGGPLSHIDVYGGGKILGQTDAFGRVQLSLPAGAHALVMQSEGDFVYQHDITLRANEIVQVLVDFKVKGEEPLVDTESSIDQESVSPAPEMTEEKEAVVVDFFGQITSAEGQKGIKGAKVFISGLSDHLVTDEQGKFKTRLNAGTFNISVLHAHFNSQIKNNVALTEAANVLNIELTPAGSELPEFVVVEPYIEGSLASVLEERRSNNSVANYLSMEQISKSGDSDAAGALKRVTGLTLVDGKFIFIRGLGERYSSTLLNGANMPSPDPTRRVVPLDLFPTGIIQSIEVQKGYNASLPAEFGGGSVILETIKIPDDNFLGMGLSYGNNTQTSGKDGLKGNKGGKDWTGFDDGSRRMPRALLDATEGDTELRPSNPFFAGGYAPEELEAIGESLHSDYDLRYSTIDPNLGLDVAGGMRFDLDSGVVLGFSSALEYGSDYQTREELRRSYVASGDELILDAEELSDTTKRNINASLFTTLGAELSEQHMVSANLMWLRSTENFNEIAEGFNEDLGNSRRIYELRWTERDLESFQFAGEHTYPVLNDLKLDWQYTDSTANFDEPDNRIYRYDQRDEGDFVFSTRNDSNSRVWRGLSDMSKNIRYDLAWPLSIGSHDLLFNFGQNWVNKDRDSDIRRFVFEDRGSLTNEANSSDPLSQILNPDYIAPNGYQLIEVTRSTDNYFAALDIKASYLSIDYAFKENFRVTAGVREERFDQSVTTFQLFDPDASPVVSGLSDSDYFPAFSSTFVWNKHQFRLNYSETAARPDFKELSPAQFKDPVFNRNVIGNPELEVGKIKHYDLRWDMYFSAGEFVSLSFFYKEFINPIEMIILPGASGIISFDNADFAENSGVELEFFKDFSFISEALSDLYLSTNFAYIDSEITLSTDRAGSQTNNTRPLQGQSPYVVNVQIGYDNKEKGINASLLFNVFGERISEAGTSGSPDVYEQPFRQLDFVYSQKFADRWKISFKAKNLLDDEVEFLQGDAITRQYKKGRTFGLGVSYDFY
- a CDS encoding energy transducer TonB, encoding MNTAISRTQNIKKNAVAFGSMVFGTVLVLGTLILINDSKEHMEAVKNGQGVNIKIQRQKPKAKQEVKRVKPKPKPKRTRSAPPAPVLGLNSQLSGLDLGLPDFSMDGLNGLDGDLLGSAAGVVMTDDTVDQAVKAVVQTPMMYPPRARAKGIEGYVVFSLLIGITGEIEQIKIIESHPEGVFDEVATQGVNAWKFEPAQYQGQSVKSWAKQRIRFDLS